One Cololabis saira isolate AMF1-May2022 chromosome 18, fColSai1.1, whole genome shotgun sequence genomic region harbors:
- the si:dkey-12h9.6 gene encoding macoilin-1 → MKKRYVDANRLRKMKKLKITERLSESAYTFLKFMVMWTLVLLADFLLEFRLEYLWPCWLFFGSVYTTFHCHGLVICVVFVCAAFTLDIFCLIFVPLHWLFFVASTYVLFNYIWHTEKGICISTVSLWILLVYTEASLRLKDLNTSHPNLSHLFAAHCIGYPVVYLGFDATCYFTNIFKLRIQKAVQTENDFHMHLLQHSLPPGLQVYSKTGTDGSSNSKWKLKPESGQYQCQNGAVVAHDDTHTLECLQIRSEERAAEKASQEVRSAESNRRPVSSKPGVVESKDQLHSGAGRAESSTSPDSLPQEEQGSKATRVTKSSSPKARRGSPNTPSPPTGRTEKKQKSSLKTASPNRDPGDKSATVAQNFHSEQISKLEAELRRLKGELQTSRQSEQELRSHICNLTNSERSLRPEVSLLRQSNMLLQSKILCLTKTKQRDKQTSVMLEKKTRAEAEARLTAEKQLAELQAQKLEESANTARSLTNRQEHCETQMLRKRVKDLETEYKQLQLEYQVKESRVVELERDVEGLGKYHCVEKETDMLLSTLSAMQEKAQHLEYNLSAETRIKLDLFSALGDARRQLEIAQDKVKKQDREIREMKQKIAEVMAVSPGMSYVAPRPQMPQYLTKLLNSERYLVNPRALMYQCLKK, encoded by the exons ATGAAGAAACGCTATGTGGACGCGAACAGGCTTcggaaaatgaaaaaactgaaaatcacgGAGAGGCTGTCTGAGAG tGCGTACACCTTCCTGAAGTTTATGGTGATGTGGACGCTGGTGCTGCTGGCAGATTTCCTCCTTGAATTCAGGCTGGAGTACTTGTGGCCATGCTGGCTGTTCTTTGGGAGTGTGTACACCACTTTCCACTGCCATGGGCTG gttatttgtgttgtttttgtttgtgctgcCTTCACACTGGATatcttttgtttaatttttgttCCTTTGCACTGGCTATTTTTTGTGGCGAGCACCTACGTTTTATTCAATTATATATGGCATACAG agaaGGGTATCTGTATATCGACAGTGTCCCTCTGGATTCTGCTTGTGTACACGGAGGCTTCGCTGCGACTCAAAGATCTTAATACCTCTCATCCCAACCTATCTCATCTTTTTGCTGCACACTG TATTGGATATCCTGTAGTTTATCTGGGGTTTGATGCCACCTGCTACTTCACCAACATTTTTAAGCTGCGCATTCAAAAAGCCGTTCAAACTGAGAATGACTTCCACATGCACCTTCTTCAGCACTCGCTCCCGCCAGGTTTGCAGGTTTACTCCAAGACCGGCACAGATGGCAGCAGCA ACTCCAAATGGAAGCTCAAGCCTGAGTCGGGTCAGTACCAGTGTCAGAACGGTGCCGTGGTGGCCCATGACGACACGCACACTCTGGAATGCCTCCAGATCCGTAGCGAGGAGAGAGCAGCAGAGAAGGCATCACAAGAAGTGAGGTCAGCAGAATCCAACCGGCGGCCAGTATCTTCCAAACCTGGAGTGGTTGAGTCCAAAGACCAGCTTCACAGCGGGGCTGGACGAGCAGAATCATCTACCAGCCCAGACAGTCTACCTCAGGAGGAGCAAGGAAGTAAAGCCACACGGGTGACAAAGAGCTCCTCACCAAAAGCCCGCAGAGGCAGCCCAAACACACCTTCACCACCTACAGGAAGGACTGAGAAGAAACAGAAGTCCAGTTTGAAAACAGCCAGTCCCAACAGGGATCCAGGGGACAAGAGTGCCACAGTGGCTCAGAACTTTCACAGTGAACAGATAAGCAA GCTGGAGGCAGAGCTGCGGAGGCTGAAGGGCGAGCTGCAGACAAGTAGGCAGAGTGAACAGGAGCTGCGAAGTCACATATGCAACTTAACCAACAGCGAAAGGAGCCTGAGACCTGAGGTGTCCCTTCTCAGACAGTCCAACATGCTCCTGCAGAGCAA GATTCTGTGCTTGACTAAAACCAAGCAGAGGGACAAGCAGACCAGCGTGATGCTGGAGAAAAAGACCAGAGCAGAGGCAGAGGCCAGACTCACTGCTGAGAAACAGTTGGCTGAGCTTCAGGCTCAGAAACTGGAGGAGTCGGCAAACACAGCACGGAGTCTGACAAACAG GCAGGAACACTGTGAAACCCAAATGTTAAGGAAAAGAGTTAAAGATCTAGAGACAGAGTacaaacaactacagctggagTATCAAGTGAAAGAGAGTCGTGTGGTAGAGCTAGAGAGAGATGTTGAG gGTTTGGGAAAGTACCACTGTGTGGAGAAAGAGACAGACATGCTGCTGTCCACTCTGtcagccatgcaggagaaagcGCAACATCTGGAGTACAACCTGAGCGCTGAGACTCGCATCAAGCTGGACCTCTTCTCTGCTCTGGGAGACGCCCGCAGACAGCTGGAAATCGCTCAAG ATAAAGTGAAGAAGCAGGACAGGGAGATCCGTGAGATGAAGCAGAAAATTGCGGAGGTGATGGCAGTGAGCCCTGGCATGTCCTACGTCGCTCCTCGGCCCCAGATGCCTCAGTATCTCACCAAGTTACTCAACTCTGAGCGCTACCTGGTGAATCCACGAGCACTGATGTATCAGTGTCTGAAGAAATGA